A window of the Diabrotica undecimpunctata isolate CICGRU chromosome 1, icDiaUnde3, whole genome shotgun sequence genome harbors these coding sequences:
- the LOC140433001 gene encoding uncharacterized protein, with protein sequence MASMVNGIGYVKLPQDFDLQGQSAASKWKFWKISFEDYLVATGQHDAVDQVKLSILRNIIGHESARIMATFVIPDEELNKYEFTMQLLDKYVNPRVNECFERYNFIKRVQEDGETFEHFLTECRHLVRSCNYNALDPDESCQDKALRDKIVMGIRDPTTREALLRIDKLSLNKAIEFCRTSEQSRSQNLQFQYNTGNINHTQKIEKKKYDIKKKPWNEEKEVEEEVFLCRRCAKKHGPRECPAYGKKCNKCGLKNHYAVACKVKNIKSTEKDDCESTSSNEFFVRNVNSRKKVCNVDLIDTWEEYIEVENYKLKAKLDTGADVNVIPLNVYKKFNCQFKTRPTEYVLKAFDGNVPHPIGVVNLNVKWSGKFPGTYEITTNDKFEPVCYPPTKCPIKIRNSLKTELDRLVQRKAIVKVENIDPRASINRMVIVEKSNGKLRICLDPSDLNKHIVRKPRVGESIEEICSKLLNKNVYSVFDLSESYHQLSIDENSSWKCCFSTYYGTYRFLVLPFGLSNSQDLFQEAVEKHFGDIKKIVVCHDDMIIAGASQDEHDQAVKEVINRAKEVGARFNKEKIQFSK encoded by the exons ATGGCAAGCATGGTCAATGGAATAGGTTATGTTAAGTTACCCCAAGATTTCGACCTCCAGGGTCAGAGTGCCGCTTCTAAATGGAAATTTTGGAAAATTTCATTCGAAGATTATTTAGTAGCAACAGGACAACACGACGCTGTAGATCAGGTGAAATTATCCATCCTGCGAAATATTATTGGCCATGAATCAGCACGGATTATGGCTACTTTTGTTATCCCTGATGAAGAACTAAATAAGTATGAATTCACAATGCAGCTGTTAGATAAGTATGTGAACCCAAGAGTTAACGAATGCTTTGAGAGGTACAACTTTATAAAACGAGTACAAGAAGATGGGGAgacatttgaacattttttgacaGAGTGCAGACATTTGGTTAGAAGTTGCAATTACAATGCCCTAGATCCCGATGAGTCATGTCAAGACAAGGCATTAAGAGACAAAATTGTTATGGGAATTAGGGATCCGACCACACGAGAAGCCCTCCTGCGAATAGAcaaattaagtttaaataaagcTATAGAATTCTGCAGAACAAGTGAGCAAAGTAGATCTCAAAATTTACAGTTTCAATATAACACAGGAAATATTAATCATACACAGAAGATAGagaaaaagaaatatgatatAAAGAAGAAACCTTGGAATGAAgagaaagaagttgaagaagaagtttttttatGCAGAAGGTGTGCAAAAAAGCATGGTCCGAGGGAATGCCCAGCTTATGGCAAGAAGTGTAACAAGTGTGGACTAAAAAACCATTATGCAGTTGCCTGCAaggtcaaaaatattaaaagtactgAAAAAGATGATTGTGAGTCAACCTCTTCTAATGAATTTTTTGTAAGAAATGTTAACAGCAGGAAAAAGGTATGTAATGTTGATTTGATAGACACTTGGGAAGAGTATATAGAGGTTGAAAATTATAAATTGAAAGCTAAGTTAGACACAGGGGCAGATGTAAAtgttattcctttaaatgtttataaaaaatttaattgtcaatttAAAACCAGGCCTACTGAATATGTGTTAAAGGCATTTGATGGAAATGTGCCTCATCCTATAGGTGtcgtaaatttaaatgtaaaat GGTCAGGCAAATTTCCTGGCACATATGaaattacaacaaatgataaATTTGAACCAGTTTGCTATCCACCTACCAAGTGTCcaataaaaattagaaattcaCTTAAAACTGAGCTAGATAGATTAGTCCAaagaaaagcaattgttaaggtAGAAAACATAGACCCCAGGGCAAGTATTAATAGAATGGTGATAGTCGAAAAGAGTAATGGTAAATTAAGAATATGTTTAGATCCCTCAGATCTGAATAAACATATAGTACGCAAACCTAGAGTTGGGGAGTCCATTGAGGAAAtatgttcaaaattattaaacaaaaatgtatattctGTTTTTGATTTATCTGAAAGTTATCACCAACTTTCAATTGATGAAAATTCTTCATGGAAATGTTGTTTCTCTACATACTATGGAACTTACAGGTTTTTAGTTTTACCTTTTGGGTTATCAAATTCTCAAGACCTTTTTCAAGAGGCAGTTGAAAAGCATTTTggtgatattaaaaaaattgtagttTGTCATGATGATATGATCATAGCAGGGGCGTCTCAAGATGAACATGATCAAGCGGTCAAAGAGGTGATAAATAGAGCAAAAGAGGTGGGTGCTAGATTTAATAAAGAGAAAATTCAATTTAGCAAATAA